TATTATCTGATAGACTGAAAGCGTTGCAGCAGGAACGATGCCAAAGTGTCGTGCGTGTGGCGGCAAAGGAACATAAGGTAGACTCGAGCGTAGATCCTCTCTCCACGGATGTTTGCTTGTTCTATGTGACGCTTTACCAAGTTGCCCCTGGCAACCTGGGGACGTAGCTCAGTTGGTTAGAGCGCTGCCCTGTCACGGCAGAGGTCGCGGGTTCGAGCCCCGTCGTCCCCGCCATACAAAGAACTTAGTTTCGTATGGGACTTCAAGTAATAGGCAAATCCAGGCACAATAAACCATCACGTATCCTCCCGGTCTGTGGTTCCTCATTTTTGTGCCTACGGAAGCGGAATCATCCGAACGACTTTTTCTGTGAGCGCAATTGTAGGAGATCAGGGCCTGTTCGCACATATCTTCACAAGTGCTTGGCCGGGACCAGGTACAGGCTTTTACCGCGTTCACTTCGCGACATATGCCTTCATCTTTCATTCCTTCGCAGGTTAGATTGGATTTTGAAGCGCCTTAAGGCAACCACGCTGGAGCCAGGCTAGTGATAAATTCTGTTCGCTTCATGGCAACTTCAGCTGGGACCTTATGCTCACCTTTTTCGAAATTTTTATAGAGCTTGTATTCAGAGGGGCTTCCAGGTGCGTTGGACTGCACAAATTCGACAGATTCAGGGACATCCGGTATGCGTCCTCCAAACCAATGTGGATCCTCGCGTTGAACCCAGGTGATAAGTACGAGAACAGCTCCAGGTGGATATGCCTTCGCAATTGAATTGACGGCATGATTTCGCACGGCCTTCGCGGCAACATCATTGCCATAAAGAGTTGCCATTGTATGGTGGACCGGATCGATATACATCGTGATCGCTCTCCAGTCGAGTGGTTGGTAGGGCATCGCTCGCGGTAATGCTGCGGCTTTATAATTTAGTACTTCGTTGCGTCTCGACTTCGCCGATGTAATCGGAAGCGTATAGATAGAATCATTCCCACGCATGGGCAAATGGCAGCTAGTGCACTCTCTAACAAAATGAGAATTGGATCCATAATGCGTCAGCGCGGTTCCGCGCCAGCGCCCCCATCCCCATCCATCGGTTCCCTTGTAGAGATGCGCGTTCTTCACCATGAGTTCCACTTGCACAAACTTTCCGGGATGAATCAGGCCGTCGTCTGCAGCAACGCGTTGCCAGGCTATTTTGGCGAGTCGAGCCCCATCGGGCCAAGGTGAGACATTGCCAGATTGTGCCGCCTTCACCGCAATCTCATTGCCAAGGATCATGCGCATCGAGTTGTTGTCGCCTCGATCGGTAAAGCTTATTGGCTTCCAATCCTCAACGTCTGGATCAAAAGCCAAGCCGTTCATCTCCTTCGCTACCAGTGCCAAATTCGCTTGAAATGGAACTTGCTCGATGGGCGGGCTTGAAACAGCTTTTATCCTGCTGTCCGAACTCCATGGCGCAAGATAGTTCTTTATAACAGCGAGATCTTGAGGCGTCACACTTACGTCAGGATGGAGGGCTAGAAACTTTCGCGGCGGCATGGCGCCGAGTTGCATCATATTGACGGACTCATAAAGCTTTCCCATCTGAACGGCTGCTGGTTGTGAGCCGAGGGTTGAGAAATTGAGGTGTTCCCGTGCTGTCACTATATCGTGCCGAACCAGCCAGTAGCCGGGAACGATCTGATCAAACCAGGAGAGCCGTGTTTTATTGGAGTGACAGCTGTAGCAATCTCGGTTAAGTATTTGCCGCACTTGCTGCGGAGCTTCTATCTCTGCTGTATTGGGACCTGATTGAATCGATGGTCGGGCCAACTGTAGTAGGACAATGACAGAGGCACCCGTAATCACGATTTTTACTAAAGCTCTCATCACCGCGCCTCTGGCATTGATTTATGTAAGTCAACACTCGTAGGTACCGACGAAAACAGAGCAATCAACCCCTCCATCAATGTGGGGTGAGCCAGAATCGCATCACGCAATGCCGTGTAACGTAAACCGCCGATCATGGCAATCTGAATCCCTGACATAATCTCCCCGCCATTGGTTCCAAACACAGTGAAGCCAAGGATGCGATCGTCCGTTCCTACCAGTGCCTTCATAAAGCCCCGCATCTCTGAAAGGGTTCGAGTTCGTAAAACAGATGACATAGGAATCTTGAACAGGAGATATGGTGTTTCTTTTGCCTTAGCTTCTGTCTCACTCAGGCCTACGAGCGCCAGCTCAGGATCGGTAAATAGAGAGAAAGGAATCAAACGGCCTTCCGTAGTTCGATTGCCGCCATTGAAGTTGTCTCGCAGAATACGAAAGTCGCCGAACGCTACGTGCGTGAACTGCGGACTACCAGCCACCTCTCCATTGGCCCATACTCCTTCCGCCGTTGTTTCAAGGCGCCCATTCACTTTGATGTAACCACGTTAGCAGGACATCGGGTATGTTGCTCCCAATGCTCTTATGCGGATCAACAGTTCTGCCCTTCATCTCTGGCATATCAAACTCAACAATTGCGAGGCCGAACTCAGAGATGTCGCGCTGCAGCACTTTCAGAGGGTAGTGGTATAACCACGGGATAGCCCCTATTCTCAAGGCTCTGGGTGAGAGTTGTAGATTCCAGCACATCATTGTCCGAACAAAGAATCCTGGTCGCCGCGACACTGCGGAAAAGCTTGAGTAAGAACTGTACCTTCAAAATTAAAGATCAAGAGCGGTAAGACGGCTATATTGCCATGCAAGGGGCAAGACACTGCGACTGCTTAGGCGCTGGCTAATTGCAGATTTAAAGAGACTACAACCTGTCTTAATGACAGGTTGCAGTCTTTGTGAACTTGTCGGGAACCCTAAATTTTAGGTTCCCAGCCCTTTTCGTAAGTGCGGCCCCAGTACTTCATGGCTTCGGCATCATTGTTGATATGGCCGTTAGATGCGTCGAGATGAAGCTCACGGTTGACGAACCATGCGATGTTCGACAACTGCAAGATGGTGACGCTGATGTTGCCTGAGGCAATCGGCTGGTGGAGTTGTTCGCCATGCTGCACCGCGGCGATGAAATTGGCGAAGTGCAGGTTGGTCATGCTGTCAGCGCCGGTGAGGTCGGCTGAGTCAGATGCCTTGCCCTCCCGCACGTCAGCTGTCTGCTTCCCATGCCGGTCGAAGACGATATAGCCACCCTCGTCGATGAGGACGCTGCCCTCGGTGCCTTCGATGACAACGCCTCGGTCGCGGTTATATTGCCGGATACCACTGCAGCTATTGCTATCCCACGAGATCATCTTGTCGCCGTAGTCGAAGCTGGTGTTGAAGGTGTCGTAGAACTGCCAGTCGTCCTTGTAGTTGTAGCGACCGCCTGCTGCGGTGACGCGGTTGGGATAGGTGACGCCGAGAATCCAGCGACAGACGTCGACTTCGTGAGTGCCGTTGTTGAGCGCCTCGCCAGTGCCGTAGCGCCGGAGCCAATGCCAGTTATATGGATGGATATTATCCTTGTAGTCGCTGCGCGGCACGGGACCCTGCCAGAGATCCCAATTGAGCGTGGCTGGGACGGGGATGACTTTGCCGATGCCCATGGACTTGCGGTTGTTCGAGTACCATGCCTTGCCGTGATAGGCGCGGCCAACGATGCTGCCGTCCTGAATTTTTTTGACGACGTCGATATAGACGGGGGAAGAGCGACGCTGCGTGCCCATCTGAACGTGCTTGCCGTATTTTTTCTGCGCCTCCACGAGCAGCGCACCCTCGGCGGGGTTGTGGCTGCAGGGCTTTTCGACATAAACGTGTTTGCCCGCCTTAAGCGCATAGATGGCCATGGGGGTGTGCCAGTGGTCTGGCGTGGCGATGGAGATGGCGTCTACGTCGCGTGAGGCCAAGGCATTGCGGAAGTCCTGATCGGTCTTGGGAGTTTCGCCCATAGCGGTCTTCGCGCGTTCAGCGAAGCGATTGAGGATGACTTTATCCACATCACAGACATGCGTGATGCGGGCGTTCTTCATGTTGGCCTTGATGCCCGCCAGATGCGCGTAGGCGCGGCTGTTCAGGCCGGCGACGGCGAAGTTGACGCGATCATTGGCCCCAACAATCTGGGCGTAGCTTTTGGCGGTGGAGGCGACGGCTGCGGTGGCTGCGGTAGCGGCGAGGCCATCCAGAAAGGTTCGACGAGTAATCATGGGTTCTCCTGGCTTGCTGGTAAACGATACGTGCGGTTGGTCCGCCAAAATACGGTATCCCTTATACACGGGTTTAAGTTGGAAGTTCAAACGAAGATGATTCGGAGGCCATAACAGCTTCTATGAGAACGAGCTTAATTCAGGCGCTGGAGGCGGTCGATGAGCTTCTGGGCAAGAGGTTCGCCGGATTCGGTCCATAGCAGACGGCTTGAGATGCCGCAGTGCTTTTCGACCAGAAGGGTGAAGGCGAGCAGCATCTCGACGTTCTGCTGGATGTGCTTCGCTGCGTCCTGGTCGAAGTCCTCTGGGTCGAGGTCTTCGACGATCCAGGGCGTATCGAGGCCGAAGTCGATACGGATGTGGCCGTTCTGCTCGTAGCTGGCGTCATCGAAACTGGGGCCGAAGCCGAGAATGCGCACCGTGCGGGGCTGCGGCTTCCATATTGTGTCGAGGCCAAATGCGCGAGCAGATTCGGGATCTGGTCCGCTGTCGAGGCGGTTGTGGAAGTCATCGTCGGAGAGTGGCGCCCAGAGATTCCAGCGCATCTCGAACTCGTAGGTCATGTCGTCGTGGAGCTGCTCGGTGGCCTCGGCTACTGCGTTTTCGATGAGAGAGTCATCGGAAGTTTGGGCGCGCTCATCATTGACGTAGATGCGCTGCCAGGCGGGGGATTCGTTGAAACTGATGGGATAAGTGGTGGCAGCGGTGACACGCTTGTCTCCGCTGATGACCGCAAACTGCTGCATAACGCCGACAAGCGCGGCAGGCAGGGCCTCGAAGCGGAAGTTCGGAAACCAGAGGCTGAGGTAGAGTTGATCGGCCATTCGTGTAGTTTAGCCTTTGCCGACGCCAGGGAACAGGGATTCGCCTCTGCAGCGCGGCTGCTGGATGAGAAGATAGAAGTCGAATGGCTGTTTCGGTATCGGTGGAGAGGCTGCGGAGATGGTTGCTGGCGGGCGCAGTCCTGCTGGTGGCGGTGATTGCTGCTTTTCTGGGTTATGCGCACTATCGCGCCCACCGTTTTCTTACCGCGCTGCCGGAGAAACTTGGAGCTGACATACGACAGGAGACGAACGGTTTTACCTACTCGCAGTCCGAAGGCGGCAGGACGATCTATACCCTCCACGCCTCGAAGGCGATCCAGCACAAGGACGGACACTACACGTTGCATGATGTGGGGATCGTGCTCTACGGGCGCAAAGGCGACCGGGCGGACAGAATCTATGGCAGCGAGTTCGACTACGACCAGAAAAACGGCGTGGTGCGGGCGATGGGCGAAGTGCATCTGGACTTGCAGGCTCCTGCAGCGAAGGATGCGAAAGCGAAGATGGACTATGCTGCGGGGAAGGACCTGGCAGCGAACGATGAGATCGACAGCGCACACCTGATTCATGTCACGACGAGCGGCTTGGTGTACATGCAGAAGCTTGGTGTCGCCGCAACAGACCAGCCAATTGAGTTCGAGGCGGGTGGGATGAAGGGCCACGCGGTCGGCGCAGATTACACTTCGGACTCCGGTGTTCTGATTCTGCATTCGGCTGTCAGTGTCGCTGGAATCGAACGTGGCCGTCCGGCAGTATTGACGGCTGCGCATGCAGAGCTGGATCGCGAAAACCAGCAGGTAACGCTTGCTGGCGCCAGGTATGTTACGACGGACAAGACAGGCGTGGCGCAATCTGCCCAGGCGGAACATGCCATCGTGCATCTACGTAGCGACGGTACCGCGCAGAATGTGGACGCTAACGGAGCGGTGACACTAAAGAGTGTGGATGGAATGGTTGTTGCTCCACGAGGGAAAGTGACACTGAATGCAGACAATGATCCGCAGTTAGCTGTGATGACCGGAGGGGTAACGCTTGGAGCTGACGGGCCTTTGCGGAAGGCGCAGGGCCGTGCGTCTGAGGCAAGGCTGGTGTTCGACAGGAACGGTCGCCCCGAACAGATGTTGATGACTGGGGCCGTGAGTCTGCATGAGCAACTGCGATCTTCGGAGGCGCAAATAGCATGGAGTGAGCGCCAGTTGAATGCAGGCGAAGTGAAATTTGCGCTTAAGACAAGTCCAGCGGGCAAGACGCTTGTACAGGATGCCAGCGCCACGGGTAGTGCGGCTTTGGCCATGACGAATCCGGCAGTCAAGGTCGTTCATGCTGGCAAGAAGAGCACCGGCGCAAACGCCACGGTGAGCAGTGCGCTTGCCGGAGATGCGCTGACAGCTCGATTCACTGAAGTAAACGGAGTGCAGCACCTGGCTGAGGTTCGAGGCGATGGACACACCTCGCTACGCAGGGTGAACGCCGCAGGCACGGTCAATACGAGTTCGGCGGACTCGCTGGTTGCCATCTTCAAGCCCGTGGCGGCAGCGGA
This is a stretch of genomic DNA from Edaphobacter acidisoli. It encodes these proteins:
- a CDS encoding cytochrome P460 family protein translates to MRALVKIVITGASVIVLLQLARPSIQSGPNTAEIEAPQQVRQILNRDCYSCHSNKTRLSWFDQIVPGYWLVRHDIVTAREHLNFSTLGSQPAAVQMGKLYESVNMMQLGAMPPRKFLALHPDVSVTPQDLAVIKNYLAPWSSDSRIKAVSSPPIEQVPFQANLALVAKEMNGLAFDPDVEDWKPISFTDRGDNNSMRMILGNEIAVKAAQSGNVSPWPDGARLAKIAWQRVAADDGLIHPGKFVQVELMVKNAHLYKGTDGWGWGRWRGTALTHYGSNSHFVRECTSCHLPMRGNDSIYTLPITSAKSRRNEVLNYKAAALPRAMPYQPLDWRAITMYIDPVHHTMATLYGNDVAAKAVRNHAVNSIAKAYPPGAVLVLITWVQREDPHWFGGRIPDVPESVEFVQSNAPGSPSEYKLYKNFEKGEHKVPAEVAMKRTEFITSLAPAWLP
- a CDS encoding Gfo/Idh/MocA family protein, which codes for MITRRTFLDGLAATAATAAVASTAKSYAQIVGANDRVNFAVAGLNSRAYAHLAGIKANMKNARITHVCDVDKVILNRFAERAKTAMGETPKTDQDFRNALASRDVDAISIATPDHWHTPMAIYALKAGKHVYVEKPCSHNPAEGALLVEAQKKYGKHVQMGTQRRSSPVYIDVVKKIQDGSIVGRAYHGKAWYSNNRKSMGIGKVIPVPATLNWDLWQGPVPRSDYKDNIHPYNWHWLRRYGTGEALNNGTHEVDVCRWILGVTYPNRVTAAGGRYNYKDDWQFYDTFNTSFDYGDKMISWDSNSCSGIRQYNRDRGVVIEGTEGSVLIDEGGYIVFDRHGKQTADVREGKASDSADLTGADSMTNLHFANFIAAVQHGEQLHQPIASGNISVTILQLSNIAWFVNRELHLDASNGHINNDAEAMKYWGRTYEKGWEPKI
- a CDS encoding LptA/OstA family protein, translating into MAVSVSVERLRRWLLAGAVLLVAVIAAFLGYAHYRAHRFLTALPEKLGADIRQETNGFTYSQSEGGRTIYTLHASKAIQHKDGHYTLHDVGIVLYGRKGDRADRIYGSEFDYDQKNGVVRAMGEVHLDLQAPAAKDAKAKMDYAAGKDLAANDEIDSAHLIHVTTSGLVYMQKLGVAATDQPIEFEAGGMKGHAVGADYTSDSGVLILHSAVSVAGIERGRPAVLTAAHAELDRENQQVTLAGARYVTTDKTGVAQSAQAEHAIVHLRSDGTAQNVDANGAVTLKSVDGMVVAPRGKVTLNADNDPQLAVMTGGVTLGADGPLRKAQGRASEARLVFDRNGRPEQMLMTGAVSLHEQLRSSEAQIAWSERQLNAGEVKFALKTSPAGKTLVQDASATGSAALAMTNPAVKVVHAGKKSTGANATVSSALAGDALTARFTEVNGVQHLAEVRGDGHTSLRRVNAAGTVNTSSADSLVAIFKPVAAAEKPSAKGGFGTDEIASAVEQGHVVLTQTLTKAGTANAPEEERATAEQVSYDGGLERTTLTGNVQVDDAESTLWADRVVADQETGDATADGSVKVSYLAPKNAKGSASSEDPVHVLASHADLKHDSDVAMFYGAAGQRARLWQGASQVEAAVIQFDRKQKRMEAHGAGQGAPMAVRAVLTSSAKPSDKAKAGRPVKANVFEIRSRELVYSDEKHEADFAGGTEVTSADGRMRGQQAVVYLKQAGKTAPGAKGNVQSGFIGGSVERMVATGGIVVDQPGRRATGQQVVYTASDGMFRLTGTPSAPPEVIDDQRGTVTGTLLEFHAGDESVVVSNGGNGSAGRVRTQTQVKKLK